The DNA sequence ACCGCTTCGTGATGACGTCTACACGTTTGCCGATGGCTTCGATGCCTTGCGCAAGGGCGGTTTTTACGGTGGCCTTTACGAAAGTGCAGCAAACCCGATTGACGATGCCGACAAGTTCACTGCAATGGTGAACCGCTTCAAGTTCGAAGAACGCGGAGAAGAAGCTTTCGATATCAAGTTCCTCGGTGCTTACAGCAAGGGCTTTGGCACGGATAGCTTGGCTGAAATGGTCGAACTTGCCGAAGCCGGTGTCGCTGGCTTTGGCGACGGTAACGGCGTGATTCCGCATTCCCGTTTCCTCCGCCTCGCCATGGAATATGGCAAGATGACGGGCAAGCGCTTCTTCTTCCAGCCGATGGACAAGACGCTCCGCCACAGCGGCTGCGTTCACGAAGGCGCCTACTCCGACATGCTCGGCATGAAGGGCATTCCGCGCATTGCCGAAACGATTGCCGCCTACACGGTCCTCGAAACGGCTCGATTCCTCCAGGTGCCGGTACACTTCAAACAGGTCACTTGCGGTGAAACTCTTGAACTTGTCCGTAACGCCCGCAAGAACGGTATCGATGTCACTTGCGATGTGAACTTGTACCACCTGCTTTTGGACGATTCCTGCCTCGAAACGCTCGATTCCGCATACCACATCCTCCCGCCGATCCGCTCAGCTGCAGACCGCGAAGCCTTGTGGCAAGGCATTGCCGATGGTACGGTCAATGCGATTAGCGTGAACCACACGCCGGTGCTCCGTCAGGATACGGTCGTGAATTTCGAAGATTCCGTGCCGGGCGCACTTTCCCTGGAAGTCGCACTCCCTGCCATTTGGAACAAACTTGTGGCATGTGTCGGCGAAGCTCGTGCTATCGAACTTCTCTCGACCGCTCCTGCTCGTTTGGCTGGTGCAGAATCTGCCGGCGAAAGTGTGGTGGTGCTCGCTCCGGAAAAAACGCACAAGGTTCTCGAAAGCGACTTTGCAGGCCATGTTTGCAATTCCCCGCTCACGGGGAAGGTTCTGCCGTCTTCCATCCTCGCAAGCTACATCAACGGGGTCTGGACAGAACTGTAGTGAGTGCCGATGACTAGCGTTCTTCAAGAAGTCTGGAAAATTTTCCAGTACTACATTCTTCCGGTTCTTCCGTTTGTCGCGCTTGTGCTGATTGAAATTCAGCTCATGTACAACCGTCGTGAAAATGACGTGATGTTTGGCACAGACTCGTTCAACGAGAAGATCAAGGCGTTTGAATTTACGCCCAAGGAAGTGCGTACTCTGGAAAAGCTCGTGCGTTCGTCCAAGTTCGAGAACAAGGACGCCGTGTTGAACTCTTCAGGACTTTTTGAAGCAGCTGTCTCGGAATTTTATCGCATCCGTAATGTGTTTTCTGTCCGTGACGAAACGCTTGAAGCAATCGCGGGCTTGAGACGCAAGATGGATTTTACGGGATCCAATCCTTTGACGATGGTCTGCTCGACGAGGCAGTTCAATGTGGATGATCGCGTGGATTTGGAATTTGAAAGTGGGCAGGTCTTTAAGCGCGCAAAAATTCTTGAACGCTCTGAGAAAACCTGGAGCGTGAAGATTGATGGATCTGTTTCGCTGGCCAAGACGTTGCAGGGTTCGCGTGTGCTGATCCGCTGGACTCGAATGAACGACGCTGTTTATTCGAAGAGGCTTGTGGTTCTTGCCGCTACTCCTGATAAAGTTGTCTTTACGCACTGTAATCAACTTGATAAGGAACAACTGCGTAAGTGGGTCCGTGAAGTTGTCGATTTCCCGGTGACCGCAACATTTTCGAACGGGGAAACGCATTCGGGAATGCTTTATGACCTTTCTGCTGGAGGTATTTTGCTTGGGCTTGCTGTTGATTGCAAGCAGGACCAGGAATTCTCGATCTCGTTTGAGCTTCCGACGTTTGGTGTACAGACCGTGGATGTTAAGGTTCTGAACAACCTGGGACACAGGAATCCTGATTTTCCTCTGTACAATTCCATTGCGGCGGTGTTCACCGGATCGTATGCATGGACTCAGGAACGAGTCCTTCAGTACATTTTTGAGGTTACACGTAAAACGAAGTCGAAGAAAAACGAGGTAAATACCGTAACAACTTAGATTTATGTGATTTAGAGTTGATTTTCTCTTGACATTCGATGTTTATGAAAGTAAAATTTACATAGTATTGTTACTTATCGGAGTTTATTTTGGCTTTAGGATTGATTGCTAGAATTCGTGGAGAGCGCGAAACTGTTGGCATAGATGTTGGCCACTACAGCATCAAGTACGTTAAGGTCTATCATGATGCTAACGGTAAAAGGATTGTGCGCGAAGTTGATTTGGAACCTGTACCCGCAGGCTCCATCATCAATGGTCTTATCCAAAGACGTGATTCCGACGATTTGACTGCAGAAAAGGGTGCGAAGAAAGAGAAGGACGGTTTCGACAAGTTAGGCGAAGCCTTCTCCAAGCTTTTGCTCCGTCATCCGCTTGATGAAAATGTGGATGTTGTTGCTTCCGTGAACTGCGGCGCCGGTGAAGGTGGCGTACTCGTCGATCGCCTCTCGATCAAGGTCCCGAAGAACGGTAACGAAGAAGCCATTATCGTTCAGACGGCGCAGTCCCGTCCGCCGTTTGATGATCAGGACAACGTGCTGGACTACGAGGTTGTATCTCGTGAAGGCGACGAAGTCAAGGTGAATGTGGTTGCGGCAAAGAGTTCCATGCTTGATTCCTGGGCGCAGTTCTTTACGCGCAAGGGCATTAGACTTTCGGCGCTGGATGTCGATATCTTTGGTCTTCTGAATTCGTTTGTTATGACGGCTTCGGATGAAGAACGCAAGAAGACGACCGCTATCTTCAATATTGGCGATAACAAGATGAGCGTGGGCTTTATTCAGGATGGTGCGTTCCATTCCGTACGATCTATGAATGGCGGTTCGCTAAATGTTATTATCAACAAGCTGTCTTCAAGCCTTGACATTCCTGCCGAAAAATGTCATGAAATGTTTGAGAAAAACGATTTGAAGGTTATTGAAGGCGTGGCTATTTCAGTTCTCGAAGATGCAATGAAGGTCGCTTTCGAAGAACTGATGTCCCAGATTACTTTTGGTATCCGCTATCATTCCTCTGCGGAAGATTCCCGTCCGCTCGAAAGGATCTTGATTGGTGGAGGTGGTGCTGCCGTTCCTGGCCTTTTGGAATATATTGCCGAGAAGACTGGCATCGAAACGGCTACTGTGAACCCGTTCCGCTCTGTGGAATGCGATTCCAGCGTGGTCGATAAGGAAGGCATGTCTATCGCCCTGTCTAACATTTACGCCCCGGCTTTGGGACTTGCAATGAGGAAGTTCTAATGGCTACGAAGAAGAATAAAGGTGCCAACAAGGCGCTTGCGATTACGATCAACCTTTTGCCAAGCGACCATCGCAAAAAGCAAACGGACTTGACTTGGCTTACGGACCGCCGCGTGGTGTGGCCAACTGTTTTTTTCATTGTTGCGATTTTTGTGGCCCTGTTCGTTTACGCTTATACGTTGCAGGAAATTTCTAGCAAGACTGCTGAACTCCAGTCTGTGCGTTCTGCTGTTGAACGTGAACGCCCGCTGCTCAAGAAAATCAGTGAACTTGAAAAGAACCAGTCTATCATTAATACTAAGATTAATGCGCTTAAGTCTATCCAGATCAGCAAAAAGCGCTGGGTGGTGCTGTTCGAAAACATTTCGTCTGTATTGCCTCCAAACATGTGGCTTACCAGCGTTTCGCAGGTGAGCGAGTTCAACCTCGAAATGAAAGGCACGACTTTCGATTTTTCCGAGGTGGCTGAATACATGGTCAAGCTCGAAAAGCAGGTCAGCGTAAAGAAAGTCTCGCTGGTGACTATTTCTACGACGAAGGTCGATGGCGACGAAGCTTACAGCTTTACACTCAAGGTCGAACTCAATCGCGATCTTGGAGAGGAGGGTTGATATGGGCAACCTTAATATTGACTTTAAAGACAAGAAAAATATTTACTGCATCGTTATGATTGCAGTTATCTTGTTGGGTATATATGCTGGCTATACATATATGTGGGATCCTTTCCAGAAAGAATTTGAAAATCTTGAAAACCAGCGAATATCGGCACAGAAGGAATTGGATAAGATTAATTCCAAGAAGCATCGCGTGGCAGAACTTGAAATGCAGCTTGCTCAGGCCGAAAAGGATTTCCAGAAACTGAAGGAAATGTTCCCGGAAGAAGAAAAGGTGCCGCTTCGCTTGCAGGACCTCTATTCCGTGCTTCGCAGTTCCGGTGTGCAGATCCAGAAGTTCAATCCAGAAGGACGTTCCGAAAGGGAACACTACATCGAGAACCGCTATTCCATTGCAGTCAATTCCGGCTACCACATGCTTGGCTACCTGTTTGCCGAAATTGCAAACTTCAATTACCCGACTGCGATTACGAACTTGAGACTTTCTCGCTATTCCGGCATTGCTGCCGAAGTGCAGAAGGCTGAAACACACGGTTGGACTCCGATTACCATGTCGGTGAATTTCAACTTGACCACTTATACATCCAAGAAGGTTGGCAAATAATGAAATGCAAGTTCCTTCTTATGCTGTTATCGAGTGCCGTAGCTTTACAGGCTGCGCTGATTAAGGATGTTCGTTTCAATTGCGCGAACAATTGCCAGATGGAATTCCAGTTTGCCTCTGACAAGAATTTGCCGACATTTTATCAGAAATACGATAACCCCTCCAATACTTTAACGGTTGGTTTCTCCGAATCAGACTTTGCTCTTGGCGTCGGTAAATACGATGTCGATCAGTCATCGCCGTTTGTACGTTCCATGAGGGTTTTCAAGGAACCGTATCGCGGCATGGATTTCTTGAAGATCGAAATCAAGGTGGGCGCTTCTATCAATTCGGACAAAAACGCCATTGCTCTTAATAAGTCAAGCTTCCTTCTGAAGTTTGCTGGCTCGAACGGTAAGTCCTGGACTCTTTCGAAGCTTTACGCTGCTAATAAGAAAGCTGCGGAAAAGGCTGCCCGTGAAGAGGAAAAGCGCTTGGCCGCTGAACGCAAAGCGGCTGAAAAGCAGGCTGTGCTAGACCGCAAGGCTGCCGAAAAGCAAGCCGCTCTTGAACGCAAGGCCGCCCGCGAGGAAGAAAAACGCCTCGCTGCTGAACGCAAAGCGGCTGAAAAGGCTGCGGCCCAGAATATGGCCCCTGTTCCGGTGCCTGTGGCCCAGGCGGGAGCTTCCGCGTTGCTTCCCGGGATCAAGGAGATGACGGTCCTTATCGGTTCTGGCATGGAACAGTTCCGATTGGAGGCCGATACTCGCCTTAGCATAGACAAAATTTCTATGCCGAATGCCTCCTTTATTATCAAGATTTCGGTTAAGGGTCCTGAAAGGTCGCCTGTGTTTAAAGTGAGTGCCGGCTCTCTTGTGAAGTCGGTGTTCTGGGATATGGATGGTCTCAATATCCAGCTTTCTGCGGGTGCAAAGCCTGTGATCCTCGTGCAGGAAGGTGCCCTGATTTTGCAGACGGCTGAAAATGCAATCCGCCGCGATGGGTTTGTTTTCTGGAGCGCCCGTCCGAATGGCATTTATGTACGCGACTGGATGAAATCGCCGGATGCCGTCCCGGAATTCTCGGACTTTGTGAAGACTTACGAAAAGGAAAGCAAGAAGGTTGTTTCTAGCGTTCAGACTTTCCATTTGCGTCCGGTTGTGCGAGAATTGATTGTTGTTGCCGACGAAACGGAATTCTATGCGGCTCCGAGTGAAAAGGCTCAGGTGATGCAGCGCGTGGTCTTTGGCGACCGCCTTGTGAATATGGATTTGAACGGGCTTTATCGCAAGGTCCAGGTGGGTAACAAGATTGGTTACGTGAACCGCCGTGCGGTAAGCTTTACCGATGAACTTTCTGCAGTGCAGATGGAACGCCTTAAGAAGGTGGACCAGGAACGCGGTGAAATGCTCACGCAGGGCATGAAGCCTGTTGGAAGCGCCCTCGATGAACTTTACGAAGACCGAGTGACTTATAGCTCTTTCGGTCGTCGCGATCCGTTCGTAGAAATCAAGGGCTTGGTCGAAGAAGGTATCAACATCGACCAGGTGGAACTGGTGGGTATTATTTGGGAAGCCGAGGAGCCAGTGGCTATTCTCGTCGAAACCAAGAATCCGAGCGTGTCTTATACGATCAAGGAAGGCGATAAGATCATGAACGGAAAAGTTCTTAAAATTACACAAACTGATGTGCTCTTCTTGATTCAGGAATTCGGGGTGAGCCGTCGCTACTCTATGGGTCTTCCCGATAAATTTGGGGGTCAAAAGTGAAAAAGCTGACTAAAATTCTGACGATTCTTATCATGGTGGCAAGCTTTGCTACTGCGTGGGCTGCTCCTGCCGAAGGCTCTGTGGCCCCGAATAAGAAGTTATATGATTTCAACTTCGTCAACATGGACTACGAAGCCATTTTCCGCTCTGTGTCGGTGATTGCAGGTGTGGATATCTTGATTGCCCCAGATGTCAAGGGCAAGATCAGCTTGCGTGTGACCAAGAAGACCTGGCAAGAGACGTTGGACATTATTTGTAACATGAATGACCTTACATGGGTGATTCAGGACAAGTACATTTCCATCCAGCGCTTGAGCACGTATCAGGCAAAGCAAAAGAAAATTGCTGACGAAGAAAATCAGGCTGAACAGACGGCGCCTCTTGTCCGCAAGAATTTCCAGGTGCACCATGCCAAGGCTGATGAACTTGTCAAGGTGCTTGAAAGCATGAAGTCCAATCGCGGCAAGATTTCTGTCGTGGAACGTACGAACTCCATCATCGTTTACGATACGGAAAGCAAGATCGAACAGATGGGCAATGCCCTTACCGAACTTGATGTGGAAACTCTCCAGATCATGATTACCGCAAAGCTTGTTGTTGTCAACAGTGAACTGGCTCGTGAACTTGGTGTGGACTGGACGGCTGCGATGGGTTCTGCAACCCTTACTCCTGGTACTGCCGCTCTTCCGGGTGCTGCTGAGGCCGGTGCTAGCCGAATTAGTGGCGCTATCCGTTCCTTCCCGAACGGAACTTCTCCGGCTGTAGGCAAGGCTAATACAGCCATTACGGCAAGCCTCCTCGACAACAATCTCCAGATTGCCATTTCAAACTTGATGGGCGATGCTTCCACGGAAGTGCTTGCCAGCCCGCAG is a window from the Fibrobacter sp. UWB4 genome containing:
- a CDS encoding PilZ domain-containing protein, with the translated sequence MTSVLQEVWKIFQYYILPVLPFVALVLIEIQLMYNRRENDVMFGTDSFNEKIKAFEFTPKEVRTLEKLVRSSKFENKDAVLNSSGLFEAAVSEFYRIRNVFSVRDETLEAIAGLRRKMDFTGSNPLTMVCSTRQFNVDDRVDLEFESGQVFKRAKILERSEKTWSVKIDGSVSLAKTLQGSRVLIRWTRMNDAVYSKRLVVLAATPDKVVFTHCNQLDKEQLRKWVREVVDFPVTATFSNGETHSGMLYDLSAGGILLGLAVDCKQDQEFSISFELPTFGVQTVDVKVLNNLGHRNPDFPLYNSIAAVFTGSYAWTQERVLQYIFEVTRKTKSKKNEVNTVTT
- the pilM gene encoding pilus assembly protein PilM, producing the protein MALGLIARIRGERETVGIDVGHYSIKYVKVYHDANGKRIVREVDLEPVPAGSIINGLIQRRDSDDLTAEKGAKKEKDGFDKLGEAFSKLLLRHPLDENVDVVASVNCGAGEGGVLVDRLSIKVPKNGNEEAIIVQTAQSRPPFDDQDNVLDYEVVSREGDEVKVNVVAAKSSMLDSWAQFFTRKGIRLSALDVDIFGLLNSFVMTASDEERKKTTAIFNIGDNKMSVGFIQDGAFHSVRSMNGGSLNVIINKLSSSLDIPAEKCHEMFEKNDLKVIEGVAISVLEDAMKVAFEELMSQITFGIRYHSSAEDSRPLERILIGGGGAAVPGLLEYIAEKTGIETATVNPFRSVECDSSVVDKEGMSIALSNIYAPALGLAMRKF
- a CDS encoding PilN domain-containing protein; the encoded protein is MATKKNKGANKALAITINLLPSDHRKKQTDLTWLTDRRVVWPTVFFIVAIFVALFVYAYTLQEISSKTAELQSVRSAVERERPLLKKISELEKNQSIINTKINALKSIQISKKRWVVLFENISSVLPPNMWLTSVSQVSEFNLEMKGTTFDFSEVAEYMVKLEKQVSVKKVSLVTISTTKVDGDEAYSFTLKVELNRDLGEEG
- a CDS encoding type 4a pilus biogenesis protein PilO; protein product: MGNLNIDFKDKKNIYCIVMIAVILLGIYAGYTYMWDPFQKEFENLENQRISAQKELDKINSKKHRVAELEMQLAQAEKDFQKLKEMFPEEEKVPLRLQDLYSVLRSSGVQIQKFNPEGRSEREHYIENRYSIAVNSGYHMLGYLFAEIANFNYPTAITNLRLSRYSGIAAEVQKAETHGWTPITMSVNFNLTTYTSKKVGK
- the pilQ gene encoding type IV pilus secretin PilQ, producing the protein MKKLTKILTILIMVASFATAWAAPAEGSVAPNKKLYDFNFVNMDYEAIFRSVSVIAGVDILIAPDVKGKISLRVTKKTWQETLDIICNMNDLTWVIQDKYISIQRLSTYQAKQKKIADEENQAEQTAPLVRKNFQVHHAKADELVKVLESMKSNRGKISVVERTNSIIVYDTESKIEQMGNALTELDVETLQIMITAKLVVVNSELARELGVDWTAAMGSATLTPGTAALPGAAEAGASRISGAIRSFPNGTSPAVGKANTAITASLLDNNLQIAISNLMGDASTEVLASPQVSTLDNTEAQVFMGDKVSIRVIDDSGESSTKMVETGIKLTVTPHVSGDNRILLDLHPENNSYGYDEKGEVVISTQEAKTKVVVADGETVVIGGLTRNENTESESGIPFLKDIPLLGNLFKYSRKSITKKDLVIFVTPRIIRNYIGNVDISEKSEETSSVAAPELKPVDEKIMESPVVTGETPEAPVPEDSHDDGWNQ